The sequence AATGATGGTGTTTTCCGTGATCCGCTCGCCGTTCGATCGCAGCTCCACGGCCAGTCGCTCGCCCGTCCTGTCGCGGAAGATCCCATCCGCCCCCTTGGTGTATCCGAGATCCTGAATGAGCTGCGTCGCGCGCTGCGGGTCGTACTCGTAACGGACGACGCGGTCGGCAACCGCCGCGTACTCCGGCTCTGAGGGCGGAAGGTAGAGATGGGCGATTTCGCTGAGGCCACCCTGCATCGTATCGACCAATTGCTGCCGGTCAGTGCCGAACATCAGCGCCTGTCGGAACTTGATGTCGTCGACGACCGCGGGGTTCGGATTCATGAACTGCGGGTGCGCGACGATCCACGCGCGGAGCACGTAGTCGAGCCGCCCATCCTTCCATTGGTCGCGCAGGCGCATTGCCTGATCGACCGTGAACCCGCGGCCGAGCGTGAGCTCGATCGCGCCGCTCAGCACATTGGTCATCAGGGTGTTCAGGTCGAGAATGAAGCGAATCTCCATCTCGTCGATCAGTGGCCGCCCCAGGACGTAGCGATCAAACGCATCGAGCACGATGGAGCTACCCGACTGGAAATCGCGCACCTTGAAGGGGCCCGTTCCAACGTACTCCTGGCTCCAATACGGGAGCGCCAGCAGACGCTCCTTGTCATTGGTGAACGTATCCTCCAGCAGGTGCTTGGGCAGGGGAGACGCAAAACCTTCGGTGAAAAGCGTATCGGCGTCGATGTACGGCCTTTTCCAGGTGACGGTCACCGTCTGCGGATCAGGGGCGGTCACCTGCTCGATGAACGCATAGCCCGCCGGCCGCACGATGGGCAGAGTGTTGTCCTGATCCACTTTCGTGGTGAAGACGAAGTCGTCCGCGGTCAAGGGCGTCCCGTCCTGCCACACGACGTTTGGGCGAATCTTCCAGGATGTCTCCATCCGGCCATCGGGAAACTGTTTCCAGAGCCCGTTGTCGGTGGTGGGTACCGCCTCCGCGAGGACCGGTTGCAGGCCCCCCGTGCCATTGATCTCGGTCAACGACGAGTTGGCGAGCTGTTCCAGCACGGCCGCGCCGGGCGGCGAGATCTGGGTGGTGTTCGTACGTGCGACCATGCTCGTTGGCTCACCCATGATCGAAGCGACGACCCGGTTGTGCCCAGCCCTCGGTGACGCGGCGACTGCCGCTGTTGGCTGCGCCTGCGCCGCCGGACGGCTCGGAGCGCAGCTTGTCAGGAGCGCGATGACGACAGTTCCGACGAACGCGGCGCGCTGTGGGACGCTCATTCCGAACCTCCGCGGACGCTGAACACCGCCGTGAAACGACCGACGGCGAGCACGACCGGTCTGACGTAGCTTAGCGCAGAATCCCCCGGAAACGAGCAAACGGCGCAAATCAGAGCCCACGCGCCGTCCGGGAGCATCGAACGTCAGGGCCGCCCCGGGCCACCACAGTCGCGTTTTGGTGTCGCTTTTATCGCGAGTCGAACGGTTGTGGCGGACGCTCGCGAATAGGCGCTACCCTGTAGCCCGTTTCCGATAAACTCGGTGCTCATCGTGACGAGGAACAGCATCTTGGCGGGCAGAGCGAGGCGCATTTATGCCTGAGAATCCAGAACACGATCTGCATCCGGAAGAACAAGTGGATGACGATCAAACGTTGGTCGATTTCGGCGGACAGTCTGATCCTGACGACACGGACGAATTTTTGCTGATTTCGGATCCGCGCGCGTCTGGCTCGCCGATCGCAGTCGGTGAACCCGTGGGGTCGCCAGCCGCGGCGCCGTCTGACCCCGAACCGAGGCCGGCGGAAAGCCGCGTCGCGCCAGAATTCGCGGCCGTCCCTGGCTCGCAGGTGGGCGCCGAGACCCACGACCGTCGTCCGACAGCGGGCGTGGAATCGGATGCGACGCGCACAGGTTCGATCGAACCGCGGTCGCACGAAGGCGCCGAACGCGCAGAGCTGCCTCGCCGGATTGACACGGATCTCGTCGGTCACGGGAATGCATCGCGTCTCGGGCCGATGCTGCTGAAGGCTGGCGGTGCGCTGCTCGGTGTCGCGATCATCGCCGGGATCCTCTGGAATCTCGGCGTGGGCCGCGCTCCGGCCTCGATGCCAGCGTCGAGCCCCAGAGGTGCCTCGTCGATAACCGACAACCGCCCGCCGAGCGCCGGGGTCCGAGTGAACCCTGATGAACCCTCGAGTGCGACGGTGCCTGACCTCGTCGACGAGGGAAACGCGGCGATCATTTACCAGGCCGATTGGACGGCGGGGCTGAATGGTTGGCCAGCCACTGCGGGCTGGTCGTCCACCGGTGCGCTTCTCCAAAACGACGGGTCCGACTTCGGCGACGCCAACTGGCTGGGTGGGTTGTGGAATCTCCACTGGGTCGCCGCTCCCTACGCGCCGCCGCCTAGCCTCGCCAACTACGCCATCGAAGCGGAGGTCCAGGTCATGCGTCGTCCTCAGTGCGGAAGCTTCGGCGTGGTGGCCGGCGGCGCGTACCAAATTGGTCTGCACATGTGTAGCGCCGATAGCCCGCCAACGCTCTCTGTCCGAGCGCACAACCCGCAGCTATCGGCCCGGTCGAATAGCCCCCAGCTCCTCGCGAACCTGCCTCTCGACCCCGGTGACGGCTGGCACCTCTACCGGATCGAACTCGACGGACCTGACCTTCACGTCCTGGTCGACGGCGTCGTGGTTGCGGATATTCACGATGCGGGCGCTGGCCCAGCGGGGCCAGTCGGGCTATGGGACGATCACACCGAGCTGGCGGTCCGAGCCTTCCGCGTCCTCGGCCTGTA is a genomic window of Chloroflexota bacterium containing:
- a CDS encoding ABC transporter substrate-binding protein, with amino-acid sequence MSVPQRAAFVGTVVIALLTSCAPSRPAAQAQPTAAVAASPRAGHNRVVASIMGEPTSMVARTNTTQISPPGAAVLEQLANSSLTEINGTGGLQPVLAEAVPTTDNGLWKQFPDGRMETSWKIRPNVVWQDGTPLTADDFVFTTKVDQDNTLPIVRPAGYAFIEQVTAPDPQTVTVTWKRPYIDADTLFTEGFASPLPKHLLEDTFTNDKERLLALPYWSQEYVGTGPFKVRDFQSGSSIVLDAFDRYVLGRPLIDEMEIRFILDLNTLMTNVLSGAIELTLGRGFTVDQAMRLRDQWKDGRLDYVLRAWIVAHPQFMNPNPAVVDDIKFRQALMFGTDRQQLVDTMQGGLSEIAHLYLPPSEPEYAAVADRVVRYEYDPQRATQLIQDLGYTKGADGIFRDRTGERLAVELRSNGERITENTIIPLADMWTRLGVATEPIQVPPQRISDREYMATFPGFRLMRQPNAASQVSRLHSSLTPLPENQFVGSNYARYVDPAFDALIDRFLTTIPRPERIQVLGDIMRDISVNLNLMGMFYDADFTFIGNRLDHIGARETTAWDVHKWEVKG
- a CDS encoding family 16 glycoside hydrolase produces the protein MPDLVDEGNAAIIYQADWTAGLNGWPATAGWSSTGALLQNDGSDFGDANWLGGLWNLHWVAAPYAPPPSLANYAIEAEVQVMRRPQCGSFGVVAGGAYQIGLHMCSADSPPTLSVRAHNPQLSARSNSPQLLANLPLDPGDGWHLYRIELDGPDLHVLVDGVVVADIHDAGAGPAGPVGLWDDHTELAVRAFRVLGL